The nucleotide window GGTGTCCATAATTATGGGGAATATGTAATAGTAGAAGGGAAAATAGGGAAAATCTTTGATATTAATGTTAAGAAAGTGGAGTTATTAAAATATGGAAAAGGAATACAATTCTAAAAGAGGTGAAAAAGGGCAATTCCTACACCCATTGAAATGGGTGGTCTCATTGCCCAGATTATTATGAAGGTACTCATAGCTGAAAATAGAAAGAGTTACTCCGGCACCGAAATATCCTCTCTCTGGGCTTATAGAGAATTCGATATAAAAGAAGACAGTATAGTTGCCTTCCGCAGTCCCTGCAGAATTGAACTTGAACATATGATTGACCTCGAGGATAAAAAGGCCGAAGCTGAAATTCTCTCCGAAGATATGCTTCACTTCATAGTAGAGCACTTCGATATTGTAAATCTAAAGTTAATATACACAAGACAGCGCCTCCTTGCAGCACTGGTAAGAGAAATTCTTGAAGAACTCTCCATGAAGCAAATCACAAGAAAGGGAGATGACCTCTACCATAATAATAGGAAGCTGAGTATAAGTATAGCAAGCCTCTCACCCGTAAGCGCCAAAATCCATTTTGGAATAAATGTATCAAACAGGATTTACGGAAGCCTTGAAGACCTTGGCATAGCTGATAAGGCAGATAAACTTCTCAAAACTATAGCAGAGAGATATGCAGGTGAGATTGAAGATATAGAAGATGACCTGAGAAAAACTCTTCCCCTGGATGTGATACTCTGAAAGCAAAGCTCAGAGAGATTTTCTGTTCAGTTCAGGGTGAAGGTCCTCTTCTGGGAGTGCGTCAGGTTTTTATAAGATTTGATGCCTGCAATATTGCCTGCGAGTACTGTGACACCGGAACAGATTTTAAAAATTGCAGAGTTGAAAAAACACCTGGGAAAGGTGACTTCCATTATATTGAAAATCCCATCAGTTATGAGCAGACTGAAAAAATTGCTAAAAGCTTTAGCAGAGTCCATTCCTACTCCCTCACAGGAGGTGAGCCTCTTATCAATGCAGAATTTATAAAAAAGTTAAGTCTTAAACCTCTCTATCTTGAGACAAATATGACTCTACCGGAGAAGGCAGAAATAATAAAGAACAAAGTAAAATTTGTGGCAGGAGACTTCAAACTCAGCTTTGCAATTAATAATGAGAATTATGAAGATATAAGAGAGGCAACTATAAGAAGTTTCAAAATTTTAAGAAACTCAAAGACCAGATACACCTTTGCCAAGATAGTTGTAGGCAGAAGAATTGATATGGATGAAATTTATAATAACCTGGAATCAATAAAAGATTATATCTCCCTTGCTGTTATTCAGCCAGTAACCCCTCTGGAAAAAGCACCGGCAAGAGGAGAGCTTCTAAATCTCCAGAAGGAGCTTTCAGAAATTGTTGAGCTCAGGATTATTCCTCAAACTCATAAGTTTCTCAATTTTCTATGAGGTGAAACAATGCGCTTAGGTGTAGTTGAATATTTTGATTCTGCCCACTATCTTCCCCAGCACGATTCCTGTGGCAGAATGCATGGCCACACATATAAAGTGGAGGTTGTAATAGAGGGGGAGAAAAAAGAAGGCAAAATGATAATGGATTTCCATGATGTGAAGATGAAGGTGAGAACAGTTATTGCAGAGCTTGACCACAGGTCAATAAATGAAATCCTCGACTACCCCAGTGCAGAGAATATAACCGAGTATATTTTCAGAAAGCTGAAAGAGGAATTTGATTATCCTCTGAGAGTAAGAGTGTGGGAAGGAAAGGGTAAATGGATAGAGATTTCCGAACATTGATGAAAGTCAAATTCCTGTGCTGTGCTCTATAAATTTAACCTCAAACCCAAACCTTCTTTTTATATGTTCTCCCAGAGCTTTAACGCCATGCCTTTCCGTAGCATAGTGCCCTGCAAAGACAATATTGACTCCAAGCTCTTCTGCCAGAGTGTAGGCAGAGTGGGAAGCTTCACCTGTTATCAGAGTGTCAAAACCGATTTCTTCAGCCTCATAGAGTGCCTTCCATCCGGACCCGGAAAGAACAGCAACTTTCTTAACTCTGCCGCCAAAGTCAAGCACGCTGCACTCAGTAGATAGCTTATCCTCAACCCTTGCAGTGAATTTCTTCAGAGGCTCCTCATGTTCAAGTTCCCCCCAGAAACCCAGAGGAATACCTTTATATTTTCCGGCACCGCCTTTAATCTTAATTTTTAAAAGTTTCATAATCTGAGCATTATTTCCCAGCTCAGGGTGGGCATCAAGAGGTAAATGTGCAGCATAGAGCGAGATATTACTATCAAATAGGAGCTTCAGTCTTTCCTTCAGGTTCCCCCTTATAGTTTTTATATCTCCCCAGAATAAACCGTGGTGCACAATAATAATATCAGAGTTCAGGTTAACTGCTTCTCTGAAAACTGCAGCGCAGGCATCAACTGCAAGAGCAACTCTCTTAACATTAGCCTGGCCCTCAAATTCCAGACCATTTGAACAATAATCCTGAAACTCATCAACTCTTAAAAGCTCATTGAGATATCTGCTCAGTTCTATAGGAATCATATCTCTTTCGAAATCCTCTCGGCAATCGCTTTCATCTCTTCCTCATCCAGCTCAACTTTGCTGCCTGCTTCAAATTTCACATCATCATCACCGTATCTCGGCACCACGTGCATATGGAGGTGCATGACAAGTTGTCCCGCCACCTTACCTTCATTAATAAAATAGTTGAAGCCCTCCGGTTTAAGAGCCTTCTTCAGAGCCCCTGCAATCTTCACAGAACTCTCTGCAATATTTGTGGCAATATAGCTGCTGGTATCGCTGAAACTCTCGATATGCTCCTTGGACACAACAAGAGTATGCCCTTCTGTCATGGGGTTTATATCAAGAAAAGCTATAATGTACCTGTCCTCGTAAACCATATGACAAGGAATTTCTCCCTTAACTATCCTGCAAAATATACAGTCCTGCATCTACCTTAGCTCCCTGGCAGCCTTAAGGAGATTCGGGCGTTTCATTAAAATCTTTGTAAGTTTTCCGAGATTCTCTCCATTGGCAAAAGCAACAACATCATCCCCTGTAAGCTCGCCAGCAAGGAAGTTGAGGTCGTTGTCGCTGAAAAATTCTACTGCTCTTCTAAGCTTGTAAATCCTGTGGAGAATTTCTCCCCTTATACTTCTCCACTCCTTTTCATAGGCTGATAGCCTTGCCTTGGAAACATCACCCTTTTTAATCGCATCCACAGCCACCTTTGCAGCTATTTTCCCTGCAAAACTTGCTTCGAAAATGCCACCACCGTGAATAGCATTAACCTGATGGGCAGAATCGCCTACAAGCATTAAACCATTTCCAACGAGCGTATCAACA belongs to archaeon BMS3Bbin15 and includes:
- a CDS encoding HIT-like protein translates to MQDCIFCRIVKGEIPCHMVYEDRYIIAFLDINPMTEGHTLVVSKEHIESFSDTSSYIATNIAESSVKIAGALKKALKPEGFNYFINEGKVAGQLVMHLHMHVVPRYGDDDVKFEAGSKVELDEEEMKAIAERISKEI
- the queE_2 gene encoding 7-carboxy-7-deazaguanine synthase — its product is MRQVFIRFDACNIACEYCDTGTDFKNCRVEKTPGKGDFHYIENPISYEQTEKIAKSFSRVHSYSLTGGEPLINAEFIKKLSLKPLYLETNMTLPEKAEIIKNKVKFVAGDFKLSFAINNENYEDIREATIRSFKILRNSKTRYTFAKIVVGRRIDMDEIYNNLESIKDYISLAVIQPVTPLEKAPARGELLNLQKELSEIVELRIIPQTHKFLNFL
- a CDS encoding putative GTP cyclohydrolase 1 type 2; its protein translation is MIPIELSRYLNELLRVDEFQDYCSNGLEFEGQANVKRVALAVDACAAVFREAVNLNSDIIIVHHGLFWGDIKTIRGNLKERLKLLFDSNISLYAAHLPLDAHPELGNNAQIMKLLKIKIKGGAGKYKGIPLGFWGELEHEEPLKKFTARVEDKLSTECSVLDFGGRVKKVAVLSGSGWKALYEAEEIGFDTLITGEASHSAYTLAEELGVNIVFAGHYATERHGVKALGEHIKRRFGFEVKFIEHSTGI
- the queD gene encoding 6-carboxy-5,6,7,8-tetrahydropterin synthase, producing the protein MRLGVVEYFDSAHYLPQHDSCGRMHGHTYKVEVVIEGEKKEGKMIMDFHDVKMKVRTVIAELDHRSINEILDYPSAENITEYIFRKLKEEFDYPLRVRVWEGKGKWIEISEH